The proteins below come from a single Streptomyces tubercidicus genomic window:
- a CDS encoding trypsin-like serine peptidase: MKRSEGVTPEEIRRAQELERYWTPARIAAAVPVDAVQGGEKGQGPPLVPGAPGRSALFAPSRPVSSGIPTVGVFLIRSDDGTATPNQFCTASAVTSPTKSLVLTAAHCLKSGKAHRNVAFVPGYRGGASQAGEPGERPYGLFPMELGKAWIDERYLSSSPSDDVDFAVLRVGPNSQGQLLEDAIGRGNTLTAVPAAKLARSEVTLTGYPGGQKTPLQCTNATKAFQGRFMEITCDGFRTGVSGGPFLEGFDGSRGNLVGAIGGYKTGGLKDNISYSSQFDGDVIRLYNQAVSDAAPDTVNPLGDATTWQHATTAVTGRFHSDSVRNDTGDLIVRWSDGEVSLYPGNRAYGLGKDIQLHKKDPAWEQAKAMTAGEFTGNSTDDLLVRWADGKLTLYKDVNETNKLSNAVQLKGPNGTWKHAEAVTAGRFGGGNTRRDDLVVRWSDAEMTLYTNVDGRGLHAEKQLAKAKNKTWSHARDSAAGNFATAAGDQDLFVRWSDGEVTVYENLAAKGFKAEHPLRPAKSAWRDAGPVTAGAFGGGTRQDDLIALWPGGKLVLYGDTTDKALGRERLLVPARVS, translated from the coding sequence GTGAAGCGTTCCGAGGGAGTGACACCGGAAGAGATACGCAGGGCGCAGGAGTTGGAGCGTTACTGGACGCCGGCGCGCATTGCGGCCGCTGTCCCCGTGGATGCCGTACAGGGCGGGGAGAAGGGGCAGGGCCCGCCGCTTGTTCCCGGTGCGCCGGGCCGGAGTGCGCTGTTCGCGCCGAGCCGTCCGGTCTCCTCCGGGATCCCCACCGTTGGGGTGTTCCTGATCCGTAGTGATGACGGCACGGCGACGCCCAACCAGTTCTGCACCGCGAGCGCCGTCACCTCGCCGACCAAGAGCCTGGTGCTCACCGCGGCCCACTGCTTGAAGAGCGGCAAGGCGCACCGCAATGTTGCCTTCGTGCCCGGCTATCGCGGCGGGGCCTCGCAGGCGGGTGAGCCCGGCGAGCGGCCCTACGGCCTCTTCCCGATGGAGCTGGGCAAGGCGTGGATCGACGAACGGTATCTGTCCTCGTCACCCAGCGACGATGTGGACTTCGCCGTCCTGCGCGTCGGACCGAACTCCCAGGGCCAGCTCCTGGAAGACGCCATCGGCCGCGGCAACACGCTCACCGCGGTGCCCGCCGCGAAGCTGGCCCGCAGTGAGGTGACACTCACGGGCTACCCCGGCGGCCAGAAGACCCCGCTCCAGTGCACGAACGCGACCAAGGCATTCCAGGGCCGGTTCATGGAAATCACCTGCGACGGTTTCCGTACGGGGGTCAGCGGCGGCCCGTTCCTGGAAGGCTTCGACGGCAGCCGCGGCAACCTCGTCGGCGCCATAGGCGGTTACAAAACGGGCGGGCTCAAGGACAACATTTCCTACAGCTCACAGTTCGACGGCGACGTCATCCGTCTGTACAACCAGGCGGTCTCGGACGCGGCCCCGGACACCGTCAACCCCCTCGGCGACGCCACCACTTGGCAGCACGCCACCACCGCCGTCACCGGCCGGTTCCACTCCGATTCAGTGCGCAACGACACCGGCGACCTGATCGTGCGCTGGTCCGACGGCGAAGTCTCCCTCTACCCCGGCAACCGCGCATACGGCCTGGGCAAGGACATCCAGCTCCACAAGAAGGACCCGGCCTGGGAGCAGGCGAAGGCCATGACCGCGGGCGAGTTCACCGGCAACAGCACCGACGACCTGCTCGTCCGCTGGGCCGATGGCAAACTGACCCTCTACAAGGACGTCAACGAAACCAACAAGCTCAGCAACGCGGTCCAGCTCAAGGGCCCCAACGGCACCTGGAAGCATGCCGAGGCCGTCACCGCCGGCCGGTTCGGCGGCGGCAACACGCGCCGTGACGACCTCGTGGTGCGCTGGTCCGACGCCGAGATGACGCTCTACACCAACGTGGACGGCCGGGGCCTGCACGCCGAGAAGCAGCTGGCGAAAGCCAAGAACAAGACCTGGTCACACGCCCGCGACAGCGCCGCGGGGAACTTCGCGACGGCGGCCGGCGACCAGGATCTGTTCGTCCGCTGGTCTGACGGCGAAGTGACCGTGTACGAGAACCTCGCCGCCAAGGGCTTCAAGGCCGAACACCCGCTCCGCCCCGCGAAGTCCGCATGGCGCGACGCCGGCCCGGTGACCGCCGGCGCCTTCGGCGGCGGCACCCGCCAGGACGACCTGATCGCGCTCTGGCCCGGCGGCAAGCTCGTCCTGTACGGCGACACCACGGACAAGGCCCTGGGCCGCGAACGCCTGCTGGTTCCCGCGCGGGTCAGCTGA
- a CDS encoding GMC family oxidoreductase: MYDYIIVGAGSAGCVLAARLTEDEHLRVLLIEAGPVDDAQEIHVPAAFSKLFQTKYDWSYLSECEPGLDGRRRFLPRGRMLGGSSSMNAMIYIRGNRRDYDAWAAAGAEQWGWDDVLPYFLRAEDFRGESSPWHGTGGPLTVSEGRSRNPLMAAYVAAAQEAGHPYTADFNGPEQDGVGYYHLTQRDGMRCSTAAAYLRPALDRPNLEVLTGAQCTRVLFEGGRASGVELERGGELLERRAEREVVLSAGAYNSPQLLMLSGIGVADELTALGITPRVDLPVGENLQDHPHIGLSYLTDTESLFTARTPDNVRLLEAEGRGPLSSNVGEAGGFHRTREGLDAPDIQVHATPVMFHEEGISPVTDHAFMFGAALVAPTSRGKVSLRSAIPSAKPHILHNYLGTEEDRGTAVRALRLLLDIADRPSLRKHRRADFRVPRATDEAGLLEFARRELQTLYHPAGSCSIGPVVDSRLQVHGVSGLRVVDASVMPTVVRGNTNAPTIMIAEKAADLIRGVPAPA; this comes from the coding sequence GTGTACGACTACATCATCGTGGGTGCCGGGTCGGCCGGATGTGTGCTGGCGGCCCGGCTCACCGAGGACGAGCACCTCCGTGTGCTCCTCATCGAGGCCGGGCCGGTGGACGATGCACAGGAGATCCACGTACCGGCCGCCTTCAGCAAGCTGTTCCAGACGAAGTACGACTGGAGCTACCTCAGCGAGTGCGAACCGGGGCTGGACGGCCGGCGCCGGTTCCTGCCCCGGGGCCGGATGCTCGGCGGATCGTCGTCGATGAACGCGATGATCTACATCCGGGGCAACCGCCGCGACTACGACGCCTGGGCCGCCGCCGGCGCCGAGCAGTGGGGCTGGGACGACGTCCTCCCCTACTTCCTGCGCGCCGAGGACTTCCGAGGGGAGAGCTCGCCGTGGCACGGGACCGGCGGGCCGCTGACCGTCAGCGAGGGCCGCTCGCGGAATCCGCTGATGGCTGCCTACGTGGCGGCCGCCCAGGAGGCCGGCCACCCGTATACCGCTGATTTCAACGGTCCGGAACAGGACGGCGTCGGTTACTACCACCTGACGCAGCGCGACGGTATGCGCTGCAGTACGGCCGCGGCCTATCTGCGGCCTGCCCTGGACCGGCCGAACCTTGAGGTGCTCACCGGCGCCCAGTGCACCCGGGTGCTGTTCGAGGGCGGCCGGGCGTCCGGGGTCGAGCTGGAGCGGGGCGGTGAGCTGCTGGAGCGGCGGGCCGAGCGGGAGGTGGTGCTGTCGGCCGGGGCGTACAACTCGCCGCAGCTGCTCATGCTGTCCGGTATCGGGGTGGCCGATGAACTGACGGCCCTCGGCATCACACCGCGGGTGGATCTCCCGGTGGGCGAGAACCTCCAGGACCACCCGCATATCGGCCTCTCCTACCTGACCGACACCGAATCGCTTTTTACGGCCCGGACGCCGGACAATGTGCGTCTGCTGGAGGCCGAGGGCCGTGGCCCGCTGAGCTCCAACGTCGGTGAGGCCGGCGGCTTCCACCGCACCCGCGAGGGGCTGGACGCGCCCGACATCCAGGTGCACGCCACTCCGGTGATGTTCCACGAGGAGGGCATCAGCCCGGTCACCGACCATGCCTTCATGTTCGGCGCGGCGCTGGTCGCCCCCACCAGCCGGGGCAAGGTCTCGCTGCGGTCGGCGATTCCCAGCGCCAAGCCGCACATCCTGCACAACTACCTGGGCACGGAGGAGGATCGCGGCACGGCCGTACGGGCGCTGCGGCTGCTGCTGGACATCGCCGACCGGCCCAGTCTGCGCAAGCACCGCCGCGCCGACTTCCGCGTCCCGCGCGCGACGGACGAGGCCGGGCTGCTGGAGTTCGCCCGGCGCGAGTTGCAGACCCTCTACCACCCGGCGGGCAGCTGCTCGATCGGCCCCGTGGTGGACTCCCGGCTCCAGGTGCACGGTGTCAGCGGCCTGCGCGTGGTGGACGCCTCGGTGATGCCGACGGTGGTGCGGGGCAATACCAATGCGCCCACCATCATGATCGCGGAGAAGGCGGCGGATCTGATCCGCGGCGTCCCGGCACCGGCCTGA
- a CDS encoding GNAT family N-acetyltransferase: MQATTLPPRTADLFRQGLERQSGAALLRFGAARRRSAERISWSGDGAAAWLDDARGHLWSVGEAVSVAGLVLRAAHEHPDGVTEFTGPRGTDALVGRHLALSDVVEWVFRWTLEEPPVHPAEERVIELDESHHGELLAFLNEHSPAHSTGPGSSGVSLWTGIRDTDGRLVACGALSSLRDSGAPLMASVATDARLRGQGLGAALTSWLTRYAVRRHGFCTLWQLADNAPAERLYTRLGYRNEDPCVSARIATPGRP, from the coding sequence ATGCAGGCAACGACTCTTCCTCCGCGGACCGCAGACCTGTTCCGACAGGGTCTGGAGCGCCAGTCCGGCGCCGCCCTGCTGCGTTTCGGCGCGGCGCGACGACGCTCGGCCGAACGGATCAGCTGGTCCGGCGACGGTGCCGCTGCCTGGCTCGACGACGCCCGCGGACATCTGTGGAGCGTCGGCGAAGCGGTTTCCGTCGCCGGGCTCGTCCTCCGTGCCGCGCATGAACACCCCGACGGGGTAACGGAGTTCACCGGCCCCCGGGGCACCGATGCGCTGGTCGGCCGGCATCTGGCGCTCAGCGATGTCGTCGAGTGGGTTTTCCGGTGGACGCTGGAGGAACCGCCCGTCCACCCGGCCGAGGAGCGGGTGATCGAGCTGGACGAGTCGCACCACGGGGAGCTGCTCGCCTTCCTCAACGAGCACAGCCCCGCCCATTCGACCGGCCCCGGCTCCTCCGGCGTCAGCCTGTGGACCGGTATCCGCGACACGGACGGACGGCTGGTGGCCTGCGGCGCGCTGAGCAGTCTGCGGGACAGCGGGGCGCCGCTGATGGCGTCGGTCGCGACGGATGCGCGCCTGCGTGGGCAGGGGCTCGGCGCGGCGCTGACCTCGTGGCTGACCCGGTACGCCGTACGCCGCCACGGGTTCTGCACGCTGTGGCAGCTCGCCGACAACGCCCCAGCCGAACGGCTCTACACCCGCCTGGGATACCGCAACGAGGACCCGTGCGTCTCCGCGCGGATCGCCACGCCGGGACGCCCCTGA
- a CDS encoding SpoIIE family protein phosphatase, whose protein sequence is MPPQPSGLMDLLGVAAVLLDADGRIVLWSPQAEDLYGYTAEEALGRYAAPLLVHQEHWDLVIGRFAGVMETGRSWSGTFPVRHKDGSVRLVELRNMRLMDDHGDFYALGLATDSSTLREVERDVALSTRLISQSPIGLAMLDTELRYVAVNPALERMHGIPAKDHLGRHYREIMTAAKFEVPEAAMREVLRTGTPMVDQTTVVGRTPSDPDHEHAWSISLYRLEDPQGRVLGVADLVVDVTDRHEAAREAAQSRQRLALIADGSARIGTTLEVGQTARELAEVTVPELADVVTVDVLDSVLDGHRPTPDDGTALFRALAVKAAYPTEAVQAADPPGHLAAYDTDRLATQCVRTGRPILVPHANAHDLTRIARDDHAAILLARAGVHSYLLAPLTARGQILGVLGLIRARNSPPFDDDDLALAAELASRAAVCIDNARSHQTVRNAAETLQRSLLPDHPPHRPGLEIASRYRPAQATYEIGGDWYDVLPLDGDKTGLVVGDVMGSGIDAAATMGRLRTATSAFADLDLDPAQVLEHLDKITSGLEHYIATCVYATYDPHHAALHIATAGHLPPALVRSGKPPEFLDLPTGTPLGVGGVPFETITFALDPGDQLVLYTDGLVETRHHSLDERLDTLLRLLDAPDRSLEETCDRLLRELRRPDDPDDVALLIAVTEPFRP, encoded by the coding sequence ATGCCGCCACAGCCGAGCGGGCTGATGGACCTCCTCGGTGTGGCCGCCGTCCTGCTGGACGCCGATGGGCGGATCGTGCTGTGGAGCCCACAAGCCGAGGACCTGTACGGCTACACCGCCGAGGAAGCGCTCGGGCGGTACGCGGCGCCCCTGCTCGTACACCAGGAGCACTGGGATCTGGTGATCGGACGGTTCGCCGGGGTCATGGAGACCGGCCGCAGCTGGAGCGGCACCTTCCCCGTCCGGCACAAGGACGGCAGCGTACGGCTGGTGGAGCTGCGCAATATGCGGCTCATGGATGACCACGGCGACTTCTACGCCCTCGGGCTCGCCACCGACTCCTCGACGCTCCGCGAGGTGGAGCGGGATGTCGCCCTGTCCACCCGGCTGATCTCACAGTCCCCCATCGGGCTGGCGATGCTCGACACCGAATTGCGGTACGTGGCCGTCAACCCCGCTCTGGAGCGGATGCACGGCATACCCGCGAAAGATCACCTCGGGCGGCACTACCGCGAGATCATGACCGCCGCGAAGTTCGAAGTGCCCGAGGCCGCGATGCGGGAGGTCCTCAGGACCGGGACTCCCATGGTCGACCAGACCACGGTCGTCGGCCGTACCCCCTCCGACCCGGACCACGAGCACGCCTGGTCGATCTCGCTGTACCGGCTGGAGGACCCCCAGGGGCGTGTACTGGGCGTGGCCGACCTGGTCGTGGACGTCACCGACCGGCACGAGGCGGCCAGGGAGGCCGCCCAGTCCCGGCAGCGTCTGGCCCTGATCGCCGACGGCTCCGCCCGTATCGGCACCACGCTGGAGGTGGGGCAGACCGCACGGGAACTCGCCGAGGTCACCGTTCCCGAGCTCGCCGACGTGGTGACGGTCGATGTCCTCGACTCCGTCCTGGACGGGCACCGCCCCACCCCCGACGACGGCACGGCGCTCTTCCGTGCCCTCGCGGTCAAGGCCGCCTACCCCACCGAAGCCGTCCAGGCCGCCGATCCTCCCGGTCATCTCGCCGCCTACGACACCGACCGCCTGGCCACCCAATGTGTGCGCACCGGCCGCCCGATCCTCGTACCCCACGCCAATGCCCACGACCTGACGCGCATCGCCCGCGACGACCACGCCGCCATCTTGCTGGCCCGCGCCGGCGTGCACTCCTACCTCTTGGCCCCGCTCACCGCCCGCGGCCAGATCCTCGGCGTGCTGGGACTTATCCGCGCACGCAACTCGCCCCCGTTCGACGACGATGATCTCGCCCTCGCGGCCGAGCTGGCCTCCCGTGCCGCCGTATGCATCGACAACGCCCGCTCGCACCAGACCGTGCGCAACGCCGCCGAGACCCTGCAACGCAGCCTGCTTCCCGATCACCCGCCGCACCGTCCCGGTCTGGAGATCGCTTCCCGGTACCGGCCGGCGCAGGCCACCTACGAGATCGGCGGCGACTGGTACGACGTCCTTCCGCTCGACGGCGACAAGACCGGCCTCGTCGTGGGCGATGTCATGGGCAGTGGCATCGACGCCGCCGCCACCATGGGCCGGCTGCGCACCGCCACCAGCGCCTTCGCCGACCTCGATCTCGACCCCGCCCAGGTCCTTGAGCACCTCGACAAGATCACTTCAGGGCTGGAGCACTACATCGCCACCTGCGTCTACGCCACCTACGACCCCCACCACGCCGCATTGCATATCGCCACCGCCGGCCATCTGCCGCCCGCCCTCGTACGCAGCGGCAAGCCTCCCGAGTTCCTCGACCTGCCCACCGGCACACCCCTCGGCGTGGGCGGCGTCCCCTTCGAAACCATCACCTTCGCCCTCGACCCCGGCGACCAACTGGTCCTCTACACCGACGGATTGGTGGAAACCCGCCACCACTCCCTCGACGAACGCCTCGACACCCTGCTCCGCCTGCTGGACGCCCCCGACCGTTCACTGGAAGAAACCTGCGACCGACTCCTCCGCGAGCTGCGGCGTCCCGACGACCCGGATGATGTCGCCCTGCTGATCGCCGTCACCGAACCTTTCAGGCCCTGA
- a CDS encoding MarR family winged helix-turn-helix transcriptional regulator: MAEDDPTPDPTDSSDPTDQSLWRPLRLLQASMDADIARIYAEKRITGLKPSFVMELLRLHARGPMTITELAESVGRTHSALSQKVAAMRAAGWVETVAGDDARSKKVTLTEQARGILGRLAAEWRATEAAVAEIEAELPYPLTRVVTDIEQLLAHKSFHDRIVEKLAEDPAWE, translated from the coding sequence ATGGCCGAGGACGACCCCACACCCGACCCCACCGACTCCTCCGATCCCACCGACCAGAGCCTGTGGCGGCCCCTGCGGCTGCTACAGGCATCGATGGACGCGGACATCGCCCGGATCTACGCCGAGAAACGGATCACCGGGCTCAAGCCGAGCTTCGTCATGGAGCTGCTCCGGCTTCATGCCCGTGGACCGATGACCATCACCGAACTGGCCGAGTCGGTCGGCCGGACGCACTCCGCGCTCAGCCAGAAGGTGGCCGCGATGCGCGCGGCCGGATGGGTGGAGACCGTGGCGGGCGACGATGCGCGCAGCAAGAAGGTGACGCTTACGGAGCAGGCCCGTGGCATCCTCGGACGGCTGGCCGCGGAGTGGCGCGCCACCGAGGCGGCCGTGGCCGAGATCGAGGCCGAGCTGCCCTATCCGCTGACCCGGGTCGTCACCGACATCGAACAACTCCTCGCGCACAAGAGCTTCCACGACCGGATCGTCGAGAAGCTGGCCGAGGACCCCGCATGGGAGTGA
- a CDS encoding MFS transporter: protein MGVRRGVRHALLDVAPLRQSAPFRRLWLGQTLSRLGSQMTLVAVMFQVWQTTNSTVWTGAVGLAQAVPLIGLGLFAGTVVDRVDRRKFYLITTTGQFGCACVLALQGILGHFPTPAVLLLVAVQSCFTAGGGPVSRTFIPRLLPEQQRAAGLALNRISFQGAMLTGPVLGGLTLGGLGVGGCYLIDALTFAAAFHGAFGLPRMSPGADQARPGLRGVADGLAFLVRTPVIRGALLTDLATTVLSMPISLFPQVNAERFGNDPRTLGLFLAAVAAGGVIASLFAGSFTRRSRPGLVMLGGSATWGAALALFGLSADPWAGLAFLVLAGAADTVSVVSRSTLVQLHTPDELLGRVGAAEQIVGQAGPDLGNLRGGLVADATSGTAALVSGGLLCIGAVALVGMTTPGLRWFSAPSLRGAAAG from the coding sequence ATGGGAGTGAGGCGGGGAGTGCGGCACGCCCTGCTCGATGTGGCTCCGCTGCGGCAGTCGGCACCGTTCCGGCGGCTGTGGCTCGGCCAGACGCTCTCCCGGCTCGGCAGCCAGATGACGCTGGTCGCCGTGATGTTCCAGGTCTGGCAGACGACGAACAGCACCGTCTGGACCGGGGCCGTCGGGCTGGCCCAGGCCGTTCCCCTCATCGGGCTCGGACTCTTCGCCGGGACGGTCGTCGACCGCGTGGACCGGCGGAAGTTCTATCTGATCACGACCACCGGCCAGTTCGGCTGCGCGTGCGTGCTCGCCCTGCAAGGCATCCTCGGACACTTCCCGACCCCGGCGGTGCTGCTCCTGGTCGCGGTGCAGTCCTGCTTCACGGCCGGCGGCGGTCCGGTGTCACGCACCTTCATTCCACGGCTGCTGCCGGAGCAACAGCGCGCAGCCGGGCTGGCGTTGAACCGGATCTCCTTCCAGGGCGCCATGCTGACGGGCCCGGTACTCGGCGGGCTGACCCTGGGCGGGCTGGGCGTCGGCGGCTGCTACCTGATCGATGCGCTCACCTTCGCCGCCGCGTTCCACGGTGCCTTCGGTCTGCCACGGATGAGCCCCGGCGCGGACCAGGCCCGGCCCGGACTGCGCGGCGTCGCCGACGGTCTGGCCTTCCTTGTCCGCACGCCCGTCATCCGCGGAGCCCTCCTCACGGATCTGGCCACCACCGTGCTCTCGATGCCGATCAGCCTGTTCCCGCAGGTCAACGCGGAACGCTTCGGCAACGACCCCCGTACGCTCGGGCTCTTCCTGGCCGCCGTGGCAGCCGGTGGGGTCATCGCCTCGCTCTTCGCCGGGAGCTTCACCCGGCGCTCCCGCCCCGGTCTCGTCATGCTCGGCGGATCGGCCACCTGGGGCGCGGCCCTCGCACTGTTCGGCCTGTCCGCCGACCCCTGGGCCGGTCTGGCCTTTCTGGTCCTGGCGGGCGCCGCCGACACCGTGTCCGTCGTGTCCCGCAGCACCCTCGTGCAGCTGCACACCCCCGACGAGCTGCTCGGCCGGGTCGGCGCCGCGGAACAAATCGTCGGCCAGGCCGGCCCGGACCTCGGCAATCTGCGCGGTGGCCTCGTAGCGGACGCCACCTCGGGCACGGCAGCACTCGTCAGCGGCGGCTTGCTGTGTATCGGCGCCGTGGCCCTGGTCGGCATGACCACCCCGGGCTTGCGCTGGTTCTCCGCACCGTCGCTGCGCGGGGCGGCGGCCGGATAG
- a CDS encoding 4'-phosphopantetheinyl transferase family protein, producing the protein MMDELLPETVSAAELFGEASAGALLAEEESVVRHAVDKRKREFAAGRWCARRAMAELGLPPVAILPGARGEPCWPAGLVGGLTHCEGYAAAVVARSTEVLALGIDAEPAQPLPDGVLEAVALPAERAGLPQNAYGAPPLPWDRMLFSAKESVYKAWFPMTGRPLGFEDAHISFDPDDGTFSARLLVPGWRLGDAELTVFQGRWAVRAGLVMTTVAVPVAQAVHAVQGERAGAAPGAPATAAP; encoded by the coding sequence ATGATGGACGAGTTACTGCCGGAGACGGTCTCCGCGGCGGAACTCTTCGGCGAAGCGTCGGCCGGGGCGCTGCTGGCCGAGGAGGAGTCCGTCGTCCGTCACGCGGTCGACAAGCGCAAGCGCGAGTTCGCGGCGGGGCGTTGGTGTGCCCGCCGGGCCATGGCCGAACTCGGTTTGCCGCCGGTGGCGATACTGCCGGGAGCGCGCGGGGAGCCGTGCTGGCCGGCCGGCCTCGTCGGTGGCCTCACCCACTGCGAGGGGTACGCCGCCGCGGTCGTCGCACGCTCCACGGAGGTGCTCGCGCTGGGCATCGACGCCGAGCCGGCGCAGCCGCTGCCGGACGGGGTGCTGGAAGCCGTGGCACTGCCCGCGGAACGCGCCGGACTTCCCCAAAATGCTTACGGTGCACCGCCGTTGCCCTGGGACCGGATGCTGTTCAGCGCCAAGGAATCCGTGTACAAGGCGTGGTTCCCGATGACCGGGCGTCCGCTGGGATTCGAGGACGCGCATATCTCCTTCGATCCGGACGACGGGACTTTCAGTGCGCGGCTGCTGGTTCCCGGATGGCGGCTCGGCGATGCGGAACTGACCGTATTCCAGGGCCGCTGGGCCGTGCGGGCGGGTCTGGTGATGACCACGGTCGCCGTCCCCGTCGCCCAAGCCGTCCACGCGGTCCAGGGGGAGCGGGCGGGCGCGGCGCCCGGTGCCCCGGCGACGGCAGCGCCGTGA